The Pelmatolapia mariae isolate MD_Pm_ZW linkage group LG10_11, Pm_UMD_F_2, whole genome shotgun sequence genome includes a region encoding these proteins:
- the LOC134636428 gene encoding neuronal acetylcholine receptor subunit alpha-7-like isoform X1, protein MKQTVALWLLILATLLRVSMQGPYQRFLLKELLRDYNPMERPVANDSHSLTVQFSFTLMQVMDVDEKNQLLTTNAWLQMQWYDHYLQWNQSEYPGVKNLRFTPDQVWTPDILLYNSAHDKFDATFKTYVLVNSSGFCEYLPPGIFISTCNVDVRWFPFDIQRCELKFGSWTFDGWLLDIQMKEADVSGYMPNGEWDLLEVPGGRNEVFYECCVEPYPDVTFVVTLRRRTLFYALNLLIPCVLLSSMTLLVFLLPANSGEKISLGITVLLSLTVFMLMVAEIMPATSDSVPLIGQYFASTMVIVGMSVVATVIVLQFHHHNPDSGHMPRWVNLVLLQWVPWFLRMKRPGEGVEPTLSNSQADSQSKTLSSPTTTTTTIPTPAPSVLPQGLNSLQASLAQLNLPLPHSLPHRPNSQAIILPNPIHRDPSPNPQPQPNGHLPYMGFQTFHTAAELEPIQRNRTTSHGRGNSELGEGEGAGGGPVSDIPLHHHHQSSKFVSPTQELPVCLDPDQSTTASGVCGLEAGTGRSAVMHAHSGMIRSVAVDNQLQALLAEVQFLVERVREQDRQLSLAEQWQFAAAVIDRLCLVGFSVFNIICTIAILMAAPNFGIALSKDFL, encoded by the exons ATGAAGCAAACTGTGGCTCTGTGGCTGTTGATACTTGCGACTCTGCTCCGGG TATCAATGCAGGGTCCTTACCAACGCTTTCTGCTCAAAGAGCTGCTGCGGGACTACAACCCCATGGAGAGACCGGTGGCCAACGACTCCCACAGTCTCACTGTTCAGTTCTCTTTTACACTAATGCAGGTCATGGATGTG GATGAAAAGAACCAGCTGCTCACCACAAACGCCTGGTTGCAGATG CAGTGGTACGACCACTACCTTCAGTGGAACCAGTCAGAATATCCTGGAGTTAAGAACCTTCGTTTTACCCCCGACCAGGTCTGGACGCCTGACATATTGCTGTATAACAG CGCTCATGATAAGTTTGATGCGACTTTTAAGACCTATGTGCTGGTCAACTCCAGTGGTTTCTGTGAGTATTTGCCTCCAG GAATTTTTATCAGCACATGTAATGTCGATGTGAGATGGTTTCCATTTGACATCCAGCGCTGTGAGCTGAAGTTTGGCTCATGGACATTTGATGGTTGGCTGCTGGACATCCAGATGAAGGAGGCAGATGTATCAGGATACATGCCCAATGGCGAGTGGGACCTACTGG AGGTCCCAGGAGGTCGTAATGAGGTTTTCTATGAATGCTGTGTAGAGCCGTACCCCGACGTTACTTTTGTGGTGACGTTACGTAGAAGGACCCTGTTCTACGCTCTCAACCTCCTCATCCCCTGTGTGCTCCTCTCTTCCATGACCCTGCTGGTCTTCCTGCTGCCTGCCAACTCTGGGGAGAAAATCAGTCTGG GCATCACAGTTCTGCTTTCTCTGACTGTCTTCATGCTGATGGTTGCAGAGATTATGCCCGCCACTTCAGATTCTGTACCACTgataggtcag TATTTCGCCAGCACCATGGTGATAGTTGGGATGTCAGTGGTAGCCACAGTCATCGTCCTCCAGTTCCATCACCATAACCCCGACAGTGGACACATGCCACGCTGG GTGAATTTAGTTCTGCTGCAGTGGGTTCCCTGGTTTCTGCGAATGAAGCGTCCAGGTGAGGGAGTGGAGCCTACTCTTTCCAACAGTCAGGCAGACTCCCAAAGCAAGACCCTGTCCTctccaaccaccaccaccaccaccatccccACACCAGCGCCCTCCGTCCTCCCACAGGGCCTGAACTCCTTGCAGGCCAGCCTGGCACAGCTCAACCTCCCTTTGCCACACTCACTGCCTCACCGTCCAAACTCTCAGGCTATCATCCTCCCTAATCCCATTCACAGAGATCCCAGTCCCAACCCACAACCCCAGCCTAATGGGCATCTGCCTTACATGGGATTCCAGACCTTCCACACCGCAGCAGAGCTGGAACCGATCCAGAGAAACAGAACCACCAGTCATGGTAGGGGTAACAGTGAACTaggagaaggagagggagcaggagGGGGACCAGTCAGCGATATACCacttcatcaccaccaccaatCTTCTAAGTTTGTGAGCCCCACACAGGAACTTCCAGTGTGCCTGGACCCTGACCAATCAACCACAGCTTCTGGAGTCTGCGGCTTAGAGGCTGGGACCGGGAGATCAGCTGTGATGCATGCCCACAGTGGGATGATTCGATCTGTGGCAGTGGACAACCAGCTGCAGGCTCTTCTGGCAGAGGTGCAGTTCTTAGTTGAACGTGTTCGTGAGCAGGACCGACAGTTGAGTTTGGCAGAGCAGTGGCAGTTTGCCGCAGCGGTCATCGACCGGTTGTGCCTGGTTGGATTCAGTGTTTTCAACATTATCTGTACCATCGCTATCCTTATGGCTGCACCCAACTTTGGAATAGCACTCTCAAAAGACTTCCTCTAA
- the LOC134636428 gene encoding neuronal acetylcholine receptor subunit alpha-7-like isoform X2 — translation MKQTVALWLLILATLLRVSMQGPYQRFLLKELLRDYNPMERPVANDSHSLTVQFSFTLMQVMDVDEKNQLLTTNAWLQMWYDHYLQWNQSEYPGVKNLRFTPDQVWTPDILLYNSAHDKFDATFKTYVLVNSSGFCEYLPPGIFISTCNVDVRWFPFDIQRCELKFGSWTFDGWLLDIQMKEADVSGYMPNGEWDLLEVPGGRNEVFYECCVEPYPDVTFVVTLRRRTLFYALNLLIPCVLLSSMTLLVFLLPANSGEKISLGITVLLSLTVFMLMVAEIMPATSDSVPLIGQYFASTMVIVGMSVVATVIVLQFHHHNPDSGHMPRWVNLVLLQWVPWFLRMKRPGEGVEPTLSNSQADSQSKTLSSPTTTTTTIPTPAPSVLPQGLNSLQASLAQLNLPLPHSLPHRPNSQAIILPNPIHRDPSPNPQPQPNGHLPYMGFQTFHTAAELEPIQRNRTTSHGRGNSELGEGEGAGGGPVSDIPLHHHHQSSKFVSPTQELPVCLDPDQSTTASGVCGLEAGTGRSAVMHAHSGMIRSVAVDNQLQALLAEVQFLVERVREQDRQLSLAEQWQFAAAVIDRLCLVGFSVFNIICTIAILMAAPNFGIALSKDFL, via the exons ATGAAGCAAACTGTGGCTCTGTGGCTGTTGATACTTGCGACTCTGCTCCGGG TATCAATGCAGGGTCCTTACCAACGCTTTCTGCTCAAAGAGCTGCTGCGGGACTACAACCCCATGGAGAGACCGGTGGCCAACGACTCCCACAGTCTCACTGTTCAGTTCTCTTTTACACTAATGCAGGTCATGGATGTG GATGAAAAGAACCAGCTGCTCACCACAAACGCCTGGTTGCAGATG TGGTACGACCACTACCTTCAGTGGAACCAGTCAGAATATCCTGGAGTTAAGAACCTTCGTTTTACCCCCGACCAGGTCTGGACGCCTGACATATTGCTGTATAACAG CGCTCATGATAAGTTTGATGCGACTTTTAAGACCTATGTGCTGGTCAACTCCAGTGGTTTCTGTGAGTATTTGCCTCCAG GAATTTTTATCAGCACATGTAATGTCGATGTGAGATGGTTTCCATTTGACATCCAGCGCTGTGAGCTGAAGTTTGGCTCATGGACATTTGATGGTTGGCTGCTGGACATCCAGATGAAGGAGGCAGATGTATCAGGATACATGCCCAATGGCGAGTGGGACCTACTGG AGGTCCCAGGAGGTCGTAATGAGGTTTTCTATGAATGCTGTGTAGAGCCGTACCCCGACGTTACTTTTGTGGTGACGTTACGTAGAAGGACCCTGTTCTACGCTCTCAACCTCCTCATCCCCTGTGTGCTCCTCTCTTCCATGACCCTGCTGGTCTTCCTGCTGCCTGCCAACTCTGGGGAGAAAATCAGTCTGG GCATCACAGTTCTGCTTTCTCTGACTGTCTTCATGCTGATGGTTGCAGAGATTATGCCCGCCACTTCAGATTCTGTACCACTgataggtcag TATTTCGCCAGCACCATGGTGATAGTTGGGATGTCAGTGGTAGCCACAGTCATCGTCCTCCAGTTCCATCACCATAACCCCGACAGTGGACACATGCCACGCTGG GTGAATTTAGTTCTGCTGCAGTGGGTTCCCTGGTTTCTGCGAATGAAGCGTCCAGGTGAGGGAGTGGAGCCTACTCTTTCCAACAGTCAGGCAGACTCCCAAAGCAAGACCCTGTCCTctccaaccaccaccaccaccaccatccccACACCAGCGCCCTCCGTCCTCCCACAGGGCCTGAACTCCTTGCAGGCCAGCCTGGCACAGCTCAACCTCCCTTTGCCACACTCACTGCCTCACCGTCCAAACTCTCAGGCTATCATCCTCCCTAATCCCATTCACAGAGATCCCAGTCCCAACCCACAACCCCAGCCTAATGGGCATCTGCCTTACATGGGATTCCAGACCTTCCACACCGCAGCAGAGCTGGAACCGATCCAGAGAAACAGAACCACCAGTCATGGTAGGGGTAACAGTGAACTaggagaaggagagggagcaggagGGGGACCAGTCAGCGATATACCacttcatcaccaccaccaatCTTCTAAGTTTGTGAGCCCCACACAGGAACTTCCAGTGTGCCTGGACCCTGACCAATCAACCACAGCTTCTGGAGTCTGCGGCTTAGAGGCTGGGACCGGGAGATCAGCTGTGATGCATGCCCACAGTGGGATGATTCGATCTGTGGCAGTGGACAACCAGCTGCAGGCTCTTCTGGCAGAGGTGCAGTTCTTAGTTGAACGTGTTCGTGAGCAGGACCGACAGTTGAGTTTGGCAGAGCAGTGGCAGTTTGCCGCAGCGGTCATCGACCGGTTGTGCCTGGTTGGATTCAGTGTTTTCAACATTATCTGTACCATCGCTATCCTTATGGCTGCACCCAACTTTGGAATAGCACTCTCAAAAGACTTCCTCTAA